The following are encoded in a window of Hemicordylus capensis ecotype Gifberg chromosome 12, rHemCap1.1.pri, whole genome shotgun sequence genomic DNA:
- the RABGEF1 gene encoding rab5 GDP/GTP exchange factor: MVVVTGQEKASECPGDAMSGSDAEDDFQEPVTPTASQAEQALPLLPQKFPEVVPLNVGGMHFTTRLSTLRRHDDTMLSAMFSGRHYIPTDAEGRYFIDRDGTFFGDVLNFLRSGDLPPRERVRSVYKEAQYYSIGPLLDSLEEIQPLKGEKVRQAFLGLMPYYKEHLERIVEIAKLRAMQRKARFAKLKICVFKEEMPITPYECPLFNSLRFERSEGEGKLFEHHCEVDVSFGPWEAVADVYDLLHCIVTDLCSRGITVDHQCIGVCDKHLINHYYCKRPIYEFKITWCETFWRTSFERVLSPQQGSWQLRHLQASDVYISTLFHNVFPQRLVDFERKPRSEDADLQRGRRFQDPAVRPNASRTWWWVWVETPLLFLLGLAPRRFGQAAAAAPLAEVTPSRRGAGEKVSKEPLKGETAPAEEEEESLRSAMSLKSERRGIHVDQSELLCKKGCGYYGNPAWQGFCSKCWREEYQKARQKQIQEDWELAERLQREEEAAYASTHQPQGAQPPTFAKFEEKKTNEKSRKVTTVKKFFGASSRAGPKKEVQEAKAPSPSVSRQVSVETDRVSKEFVEFLKTYHKVGQDIYKHCKLFLEAMHHKRELSIEEQSECAQDFYQSVTERLQIRAKAPPEKVEKAMDQVEKYVMTRLYKHVFCPETTEDEKKDLAIQKRIRALHWVTPQMLCVPVDEEIPEVSDVVVKAITDIIEMDSKRVPRDKLACITSCSKHIFTAIRTTKNEPASADDLLPTLIYIVLKGNPPRLQSNIQYITRFCNPSRLMTGEDGYYFTNLCCAVAFIEKLDAQSLNLSEEDFDRYMSGQTSPKKPEPKSWPADVCAGVRQMYRNLDLLAQLNERQERIASGARQLEEDLIEWTDAVSKEVREIVEKYPLEIKPPQPALAAIDSENVENDKLPPPLQPQLYVG, encoded by the exons ATGGTGGTAGTCACGGGGCAGGAGAAAGCCAGCGAATGCCCGGGCGATGCCATGTCGGGCTCGGATGCCGAGGACGACTTCCAAGAGCCGGTCACCCCGACGGCCAGCCAGGCGGAGCAGGCcctgcctcttcttcctcagaaG TTCCCCGAAGTGGTGCCGCTGAACGTTGGAGGCATGCACTTCACCACCCGGCTGTCAACGCTGCGCCGGCACGATGACACCATGCTGTCGGCCATGTTTAGCGGCCGGCATTACATCCCGACGGATGCCGAAGGCAGATATTTCATTGACCGAGACGGAACCTTCTTTGG GGACGTGCTGAACTTCCTCCGCTCCGGCGACCTGCCTCCGAGAGAGCGCGTGAGGTCCGTTTACAAGGAAGCCCAGTATTATTCCATAGGACCTTTGCTAGACAGCCTTGAAGAGATCCAGCCCCTGAAAGGGGAGAAGGTCCGGCAAGCGTTCCTGGGCTTGATGCCCTATTACAAAG AGCACCTGGAGCGGATCGTCGAGATCGCCAAGCTGCGGGCCATGCAGCGGAAAGCCCGCTTTGCCAAGCTGAAGATCTGCGTCTTCAAGGAGGAGATGCCCATCACCCCCTACGAGTGCCCGCTCTTCAACTCCCTGCGCTTCGAGCGCAGTGAGGGCGAGGGCAAGCTCTTCGAGCACCACTGCGAGGTGGACGTCTCCTTCGGGCCCTGGGAGGCCGTGGCCGACGTCTACGACCTCCTGCACTGCATCGTGACGGACCTCTGCAGCCGGGGCATCACCGTGGACCACCAGTGCATCGGGGTCTGCGACAAGCACCTGATCAACCACTACTACTGCAAGCGGCCCATTTACGAGTTCAAGATCACGTGGTG CGAGACGTTCTGGCGCACTTCCTTCGAGAGAGTCCTTTCTCCCCAGCAAGGCAGCTGGCAGTTACGTCACCTCCAGGCATCAGACGTCTACATCAGCACTTTATTTCACAACGTTTTCCCACAACGTCTTGTTGATTTCGAGAGGAAGCCCCGGTCAGAAGACGCCGACCTGCAAAGAGGAAgacgtttt CAGGACCCAGCGGTGCGCCCCAATGCGAGCCGGACGtggtggtgggtgtgggtggagACGCCGTTGCTTTTCCTCTTGGGCCTGGCGCCGCGTCGTTtcgggcaggcggcggcggcggcgcccttGGCGGAAGTGACGCCATCACGTcgaggggcgggggagaaggtGTCCAAGGAGCCTCTGAAGGGGGAGACGGCGCCggcggaggaggaagaggagagcctGAG gaGCGCCATGAGCCTGAAGTCGGAGCGCCGCGGCATCCACGTGGACCAGTCAGAGCTGCTCTGCAAGAAAGGATGCGGTTACTACGGCAACCCGGCCTGGCAGGGCTTCTGCTCCAAATGCTGGCGGGAGGAGTACCAGAAGGCCCGGCAGAAGCAGATCCAGGAGGACTGGGAGCTGGCGGAGCG GCTCCAGCGGGAGGAAGAAGCAGCCTACGCCAGCACCCACCAGCCCCAGGGGGCTCAGCCGCCCACGTTCGCCAAGTTCGAGGAGAAGAAGACCAACGAGAAGTCCCGCAAAGTCACCACGGTGAAGAAGTTCTTTGGGGCCTCCAGCCGGGCCGGCCCTAAGAAAG AGGTCCAGGAAGCCAAGGCCCCCAGCCCCTCCGTCAGCAGACAGGTCAGCGTGGAGACGGACCGCGTGTCCAAGGAGTTCGTGGAGTTCCTCAAGACCTACCACAAGGTTGGGCAGGACATCTACAAGCACTGCAAGCTCTTCCTGGAGGCCATGCACCACAAGCGG GAGCTGAGCATCGAGGAACAGTCCGAGTGCGCCCAGGACTTCTATCAGAGTGTGACTGAGAGACTGCAGATTCGCGCGAAAG CGCCTccggagaaagtggagaaagcgATGGACCAGGTTGAGAAGTACGTCATGACCCGGCTGTACAAGCACGTCTTCTGCCCGGAGACTACCGAGGACGAGAAGAAGGACCTTGCGATCCAGAAGAGGATCAG ggCCTTGCACTGGGTCACACCCCAGATGCTCTGCGTCCCCGTCGACGAGGAAATCCCGGAAGTCTCGGACGTGGTGGTGAAAGCGATCACAG ACATCATTGAGATGGACTCCAAGCGGGTCCCCCGGGATAAGCTGGCCTGCATCACCAGCTGCAGCAAGCACATCTTCACCGCCATCCGGACCACGAAGAACGAGCCCGCCTCGGCCGACGACCTGCTCCCCACTCTCATCTACATCGTCCTGAAGGGCAACCCGCCCCGCCTCCAGTCCAACATCCAGTACATCACCCGCTTCTGCAACCCCAGCAGGCTGATGACGGGAGAGGACGGCTACTACTTCACCAACCTG TGCTGTGCCGTGGCCTTCATCGAGAAGCTGGATGCCCAGTCCCTCAACCTGAGCGAGGAGGACTTTGACCGCTACATGTCGGGCCAGACCTCGCCCAAGAAGCCGGAGCCCAAGAGCTGGCCGGCCGACGTCTGCGCGGGGGTCCGCCAGATGTACCGCAACCTGGACCTCCTCGCCCAGCTCAACGAGCGCCAGGAGCGGATCGCGAGCGGGGCCCGCCAGCTGGAGGAGGACCTCATCGAGTGGACGGACGCCGTCTCCAAGGAGGTCCGAGAGATCGTGGAGAAGTACCCCCTGGAGATCAAGCCCCCGCAGCCGGCGCTGGCGGCCATAGACTCCGAGAACGTGGAGAACGACAAACTGCCGCCTCCCTTGCAGCCGCAGCTCTACGTGGGCTGA